A single region of the SAR202 cluster bacterium genome encodes:
- a CDS encoding transglutaminase domain-containing protein, whose product MSKLFYTEAGHGQPNMSEELTTFRRARKVLDLPATSKSATVYALMRAYPDSKVPLRFSVNGREIATLPAMPMPWYRWYQFTVEAKHLRRGENVFELWCDATAMNAWSIGLESGYEAPRSFISDNSGAEWRNHHMGYLNTFRAEYILRVRLEDGQDAPPPPFKWEDPGTARMESLRRVIPEAAKGKGSSLEKAQAIMGWLSSNIEHANTVITMQNAPWDPETVFDWGSKQRGHNGMRPLVHCVHFSATFVSCAQAVGIPARCAVFTNQQPDGWFGHFTAEFWSAEQKKWAMVDPQGNACFMRNDSELLSIAEVQQVRPELAKYTKFGEGIESQKKNPRLKGFIFDRYPVGTSFKHRSTWYRSDLLTNPIYNPPAHGSTAYCETGLVWDEKEKDLFGMFPHFGDEAYFSGAPVGFPG is encoded by the coding sequence ATGAGCAAGCTGTTCTACACAGAGGCCGGTCACGGCCAGCCGAACATGAGCGAGGAGCTGACGACCTTCCGCCGGGCGCGGAAGGTGCTTGACCTCCCCGCGACTTCAAAGAGCGCCACAGTATACGCGCTTATGCGGGCGTACCCGGACTCGAAAGTCCCGCTGCGTTTCTCCGTGAACGGGCGGGAGATCGCTACCTTGCCCGCGATGCCGATGCCCTGGTACAGGTGGTACCAGTTCACGGTTGAGGCAAAGCACTTGCGACGGGGCGAGAATGTATTCGAGCTATGGTGCGATGCAACGGCGATGAACGCATGGTCGATTGGGCTGGAGTCCGGGTACGAGGCGCCGCGGAGCTTCATCAGCGACAACAGCGGCGCTGAGTGGCGCAACCACCACATGGGCTACCTGAACACTTTCCGCGCCGAGTACATACTCCGCGTTCGGCTGGAGGATGGGCAGGACGCGCCTCCTCCGCCGTTCAAGTGGGAGGATCCGGGCACCGCGCGGATGGAGTCCCTACGCCGGGTTATTCCTGAGGCAGCGAAGGGCAAGGGTAGCTCCCTTGAGAAGGCCCAGGCGATTATGGGGTGGCTCTCCAGCAACATTGAGCACGCCAACACGGTAATAACGATGCAGAATGCCCCCTGGGACCCGGAGACGGTCTTTGACTGGGGCTCAAAGCAGCGGGGCCACAACGGCATGCGGCCGCTGGTCCACTGTGTACACTTCTCCGCCACCTTCGTTAGCTGCGCGCAGGCCGTGGGCATACCCGCCCGGTGCGCGGTGTTCACAAACCAGCAGCCTGACGGCTGGTTCGGCCACTTCACGGCGGAGTTCTGGTCGGCGGAGCAGAAGAAGTGGGCGATGGTAGACCCGCAGGGCAACGCGTGTTTCATGCGGAACGACAGCGAGCTGCTATCGATCGCAGAGGTCCAGCAGGTGCGCCCGGAGCTGGCGAAGTACACGAAGTTCGGTGAGGGGATCGAGTCGCAGAAGAAGAACCCGCGGCTCAAGGGCTTCATATTTGACCGGTACCCAGTTGGGACATCCTTCAAGCACAGGTCCACGTGGTACCGTTCTGACCTGCTGACGAACCCTATCTATAACCCTCCGGCGCACGGCTCGACTGCCTACTGCGAGACGGGGCTGGTGTGGGATGAGAAGGAAAAGGACCTTTTCGGTATGTTCCCGCACTTCGGTGACGAAGCGTACTTCAGCGGAGCGCCGGTGGGCTTCCCGGGGTAG
- a CDS encoding serine hydrolase, which translates to MTGRFPTAEMDAVARAFPGRLGFYVEDINTGDCHQYAADRRYPTASVCKVTVLIELFRQARDGAISLDTRVRVPDNVSSLGSGMLSMLQDTPELTLLDYARLMIIVSDNIATDTLMGILGNKNINATLDRLGYPETRTTVTIGEYHYRMRNLGHLPRNRESDALQRGSDKYPLDYSSVSYTDSLENNVARPVDMADMLRRMHRGEMVDASASVAMLDIMKQTNYVQGIRKHLRPGTPIAHKSGSSGIIKGHVG; encoded by the coding sequence ATGACCGGCAGGTTCCCAACGGCGGAGATGGACGCCGTCGCCCGGGCATTCCCGGGCCGCCTGGGATTCTATGTGGAAGATATCAATACAGGCGACTGCCACCAGTACGCCGCGGACCGCAGGTACCCTACCGCCAGCGTATGCAAGGTGACCGTCCTGATCGAGCTGTTCCGGCAGGCACGGGACGGCGCCATCTCTCTTGACACTCGCGTACGAGTGCCGGACAACGTCTCCTCCCTCGGCTCCGGCATGCTGTCAATGCTCCAGGACACCCCCGAGCTGACTCTGCTGGACTACGCCCGACTCATGATCATCGTCAGCGATAACATCGCCACCGATACATTGATGGGCATCCTGGGCAACAAGAACATCAACGCCACGCTCGACCGGCTGGGGTACCCCGAGACCCGGACCACCGTCACCATTGGCGAATACCACTACCGCATGCGCAACCTGGGCCACCTCCCCCGCAACCGCGAAAGCGACGCGCTCCAGCGAGGCTCGGACAAATACCCGCTGGACTATTCGTCAGTATCGTATACGGACTCGCTGGAAAATAACGTCGCCAGGCCCGTAGACATGGCGGACATGCTACGTAGAATGCACCGGGGCGAAATGGTGGACGCATCCGCCTCCGTGGCCATGCTGGACATCATGAAGCAGACCAACTACGTACAAGGCATACGTAAACACCTGCGCCCCGGCACACCTATAGCCCACAAAAGCGGCTCCTCCGGCATCATAAAAGGTCATGTGGGATAG